Proteins encoded together in one Bacteroides ovatus window:
- a CDS encoding LytR/AlgR family response regulator transcription factor gives MKIVIIEDEKAAVRNLTSLLNEIKPNGEIVTILDSISSTIEWFSSHPMPELVFMDIHLADGSAFEIFNHINITCPIIFTTAYDEYALRAFKVNSIDYLLKPIGKEDIEHAFDKLQGLQDAADKHLFPFPQQENELLKLIHSLQKQENYKSHFLIPTKGDKLLPVSVDMIQLFYIKDCQVKVVLTDETEYCFSQTLDELTECLNPSLFFRANRQYLISREAIKDIDLWFNSRLSINLYYSGIKEKILVSKARVAEFKEWFSKRKR, from the coding sequence ATGAAGATTGTCATTATAGAAGACGAAAAAGCAGCAGTACGAAATCTGACTTCACTGCTTAATGAAATAAAACCGAATGGAGAAATCGTGACCATACTGGATAGTATCAGTTCCACTATCGAATGGTTCAGTTCTCATCCGATGCCGGAACTGGTATTCATGGATATTCACCTGGCAGATGGTTCCGCCTTCGAGATATTCAATCATATCAATATTACTTGTCCGATTATCTTTACAACTGCCTATGATGAATATGCATTACGCGCATTCAAAGTAAACAGCATCGACTACTTATTAAAACCCATCGGTAAGGAAGACATAGAACACGCTTTCGATAAGCTGCAAGGTTTACAGGATGCTGCTGACAAACACCTGTTTCCTTTTCCACAACAGGAGAATGAGCTACTGAAACTGATACATTCACTCCAAAAGCAGGAAAACTATAAAAGTCATTTCCTTATTCCTACCAAAGGAGACAAACTATTGCCTGTCTCTGTAGATATGATACAATTGTTTTATATTAAGGACTGTCAGGTCAAGGTAGTCTTAACCGATGAAACCGAATACTGTTTTTCTCAAACATTAGATGAACTTACGGAGTGTCTCAATCCTTCTCTTTTCTTTCGGGCTAACCGCCAATATCTTATTTCGCGAGAAGCTATCAAAGATATTGACTTATGGTTCAACAGCCGACTGTCCATCAACTTGTATTATTCAGGAATCAAAGAAAAAATACTTGTCAGTAAAGCCCGAGTAGCAGAATTTAAAGAGTGGTTCTCTAAGAGAAAGCGTTGA
- a CDS encoding glycoside hydrolase family 97 protein produces the protein MRRYILLVVCLCLVSLLHAQNRLELVSPNGELKVSLNLSDKIYYSIDYNGDVLLKDNSLLLVLKNQVLGQNPKLRRQKQWSVDEQLTPIVPLKYSKVNNRYNQLLLTFKDYSVEFRAFDDGVAYRFITSQKGDVEVMNEEFAINFPSDYLLHLQQPGSFHTAYEEPYTHVQSNAWKPEERIAVLPVLIDTQKDYKILISESDLADYPCMFLKGTGTNGAISVFPKAPLAFAENSDRSVKITQEADYIAKTKGTRNYPWRYFVISKNDKQLIENTMTYKLAEKNQLQDISWIKPGQVSWEWWNDASPYGPDVDFVSGYNLDTYKYYIDFASKFGIPYIIMDEGWAKSTRDPYTPNPKVDLHELIRYGKEKNVGIVLWLTWLTVENNFDLFKTFNEWGVKGLKIDFMDRSDQWMVNYYERVAREAAKHHLFVDFHGSFKPAGLEYKYPNVLSYEGVRGMEQMGGCYPDNSLYLPFMRNAVGPMDYTPGAMISMQPNVYRSERPNAASIGTRAYQLALFVVFESGLQMLADNPTLYYRNEDCTRFITQVPVTWDETVALEAKAGEYVIVAKRKGDKWFIGGMTNNGKKEREFTIKLDFLNKDRSYQMISFEDGINAGRQAMDYRCKSSQVKAGEQLTIKMVRNGGFAAVIE, from the coding sequence ATGAGAAGATATATTCTGTTAGTTGTGTGTTTGTGCTTAGTTTCACTACTTCATGCGCAGAACCGGTTAGAGTTGGTTTCTCCCAATGGAGAGCTGAAAGTGTCCTTGAATCTCTCGGATAAAATCTATTATAGTATAGATTATAACGGAGATGTATTGTTGAAAGACAATTCTCTTTTGTTGGTTCTGAAAAATCAAGTGTTGGGACAGAACCCTAAGTTGCGTCGTCAGAAGCAATGGAGTGTCGACGAGCAATTAACTCCTATTGTTCCTTTGAAATATTCGAAAGTCAATAATCGTTATAATCAATTGCTACTGACCTTTAAAGATTATTCAGTAGAATTCCGTGCTTTTGACGATGGAGTTGCTTACCGGTTTATTACCTCACAAAAAGGTGATGTTGAAGTAATGAACGAAGAGTTTGCTATCAACTTCCCGTCGGATTATCTTCTTCACTTGCAACAACCGGGAAGTTTCCATACAGCTTATGAGGAACCTTACACACATGTTCAAAGTAATGCGTGGAAGCCTGAAGAACGGATAGCTGTTTTGCCGGTATTGATTGACACACAAAAAGACTATAAAATATTAATCAGCGAGTCGGATTTGGCTGATTATCCATGTATGTTTCTCAAAGGAACGGGCACGAACGGAGCAATTTCTGTTTTTCCTAAAGCTCCGCTTGCGTTTGCCGAAAACAGTGATCGTAGTGTGAAGATTACTCAAGAAGCTGATTACATTGCTAAAACAAAAGGTACGAGAAATTATCCTTGGCGTTACTTTGTGATAAGTAAAAATGATAAGCAGTTGATTGAGAACACAATGACTTATAAACTGGCTGAAAAGAATCAACTTCAGGATATTTCATGGATTAAGCCGGGACAGGTAAGCTGGGAATGGTGGAATGACGCTTCTCCTTACGGACCGGATGTGGATTTTGTTTCCGGTTATAACTTGGATACTTATAAGTATTACATTGATTTTGCTTCTAAATTTGGTATTCCATATATCATTATGGATGAAGGCTGGGCTAAAAGTACGCGTGATCCTTATACGCCTAATCCCAAAGTAGACTTGCACGAGTTGATTCGTTATGGCAAAGAAAAAAATGTAGGGATTGTGCTTTGGTTGACATGGTTGACGGTAGAAAACAATTTTGATCTCTTCAAGACTTTCAATGAATGGGGAGTAAAAGGACTTAAGATTGATTTTATGGACAGAAGCGATCAGTGGATGGTCAACTATTACGAACGGGTAGCCCGGGAAGCAGCCAAACATCATTTGTTTGTCGATTTTCATGGCTCTTTCAAACCTGCCGGACTGGAATATAAATATCCGAATGTGCTGTCTTACGAAGGAGTGCGTGGCATGGAACAAATGGGCGGTTGTTATCCGGATAATAGTTTGTATTTACCATTTATGCGTAATGCTGTCGGTCCGATGGATTATACTCCCGGGGCGATGATTAGTATGCAGCCTAATGTGTATCGGTCGGAACGTCCTAATGCTGCAAGTATCGGAACACGTGCTTATCAGTTGGCACTCTTTGTGGTTTTTGAGAGTGGTCTGCAGATGTTGGCAGATAATCCTACTCTTTATTATCGTAATGAAGATTGTACCCGTTTCATCACACAAGTTCCCGTAACATGGGACGAGACTGTGGCATTGGAAGCTAAAGCGGGTGAATACGTCATTGTAGCAAAACGGAAAGGCGATAAGTGGTTTATAGGAGGAATGACTAATAATGGTAAAAAGGAACGTGAGTTTACCATAAAGTTAGATTTCTTGAATAAAGATCGCTCTTATCAAATGATATCTTTTGAGGATGGTATCAACGCAGGACGTCAGGCGATGGATTATCGTTGCAAGTCATCCCAGGTGAAAGCCGGGGAGCAGCTAACTATAAAGATGGTTAGAAATGGTGGCTTTGCAGCTGTCATTGAATGA
- a CDS encoding basic secretory family protein: MKKRNLIYVTCMLIAMGACSATSKNQAEVVTDTWGKYNVGTILFEDKAPETKGSDVYHRIIPDAESYIKAQAREVLATLYNSPDDSIPTVNKIHYTLEDIEGVSAKGGGNGDVTIFYSTRHIEKSFAKNDTAKLFFETRGVLLHELTHAYQLEPQGIGSYGTNRVFWAFIEGMADAVRVANGGFDGPNARPKGGNYMDGYRTAGYFFVWLRDNKDPEFLRKFNRSTLEVVPWSFDGAIKHILGNEYNIDELWHEYQVAVGDVQAQ, encoded by the coding sequence ATGAAAAAGAGAAACTTGATCTATGTTACCTGTATGCTAATCGCTATGGGAGCTTGTTCTGCAACTTCAAAGAATCAGGCTGAAGTTGTGACTGACACATGGGGAAAATATAATGTGGGCACTATCCTGTTTGAAGATAAAGCACCGGAAACGAAAGGTTCTGATGTCTATCACCGGATTATCCCCGATGCGGAATCGTATATCAAGGCCCAGGCACGTGAGGTATTGGCTACCCTTTATAATTCTCCGGATGATAGTATTCCGACAGTGAACAAGATACATTATACGTTGGAAGATATTGAAGGCGTTTCTGCTAAAGGTGGTGGTAATGGTGATGTCACAATCTTCTATAGCACGCGGCATATTGAGAAATCATTTGCGAAGAATGATACGGCAAAGCTGTTTTTCGAAACGCGCGGAGTATTGCTGCACGAACTGACACATGCCTATCAGCTGGAACCGCAAGGAATTGGTTCTTATGGGACTAACCGTGTTTTCTGGGCATTTATTGAAGGCATGGCCGATGCTGTACGTGTGGCAAACGGTGGTTTCGATGGTCCTAATGCCCGTCCAAAAGGTGGGAACTATATGGACGGTTATCGTACGGCCGGTTATTTCTTTGTCTGGCTGCGTGATAACAAAGACCCTGAATTCTTGCGTAAGTTCAATCGCAGTACGTTGGAGGTGGTGCCTTGGTCGTTTGATGGTGCTATCAAACATATTTTAGGGAATGAATATAATATTGATGAACTGTGGCACGAATATCAAGTTGCGGTAGGAGATGTACAAGCACAATAA
- a CDS encoding GH92 family glycosyl hydrolase: protein MASRLGKKRLFLVWSCLVSILPGMAQTEKLIDYVNPFVGTDGYGNVYPGAQIPFGGIQMSPDTDSKYYDAASGYKYNHSTLLGFSLTHLSGTGIPDLGDFLFIPGTGEMKLDPGTREEPEKGYRSRYSHEKEWASPNYYAVELSDYGVKAEMTSGVRSGMFRFTYPQSDKAFIMIDMNHTLWQSCEWANLRMENDSTITGYKLVKGWGPERHIYFTATFSKKLTGLRFMQNKKPVIYNTSRFRSSYEAWGKNLMACISFDTKAGEEVIVKTAISSVSTNGAKNNMAELAGLAFDELKAKGEALWEKELGKYTLTADRKTKRTFYTSAYHAALHPFIFQDVDGQFRGLDKNIEKAEGFTNYTVFSLWDTYRALHPWFNLVQQEVNADIANSMLAHYDKSVEKMLPVWSFYGNETWCMIGYHAVSVLADMIVKGVKGFDYERAYEAMKTTAMNPNYDCLPEYRMMGYVPFDKEAESVSKTLEYAYDDYCMAQAAKALGKEDDYRYFLNRALSYQTLIDPETKYMRGKDSQGNWRTPFTPVAYQGPGSVNGWGDITEGFTVQYTWYVPQDVQGYINEAGENWFRNRLDELFTVELPDDIPGAHDIQGRIGAYWHGNEPCHHVAYLYNYLKEPWKCQKWVRTIADRFYGDTPDALSGNDDCGQMSAWYMFNCIGFYPVAPSSNMYNIGSPCVEAITVRMSNGKVIEMVADNWSPKNVYVKELYVNGKKYDKSYLKYEDIRDGVKLRFVMSSKPNYKRAVSDEAVAPSLSLPGKTMKYQANFSEKKKSGNPVFKGWYADPEGVVFGDEYWIYPTYSAPYDEQTFMDAFSSKDLVNWTKHPKVISKENISWLRRALWAPAVLSANDKYYLFFGANDIQNNNEVGGIGVATSDSPAGPFKDALGKPLIDKIVHGAQPIDQFVFKDDDGQYYMYYGGWGHCNMVKMAPDLLSIVPFEDGTMYKEVTPENYVEGPFMLKRNGKYYFMWSEGGWGLPNYSVAYSISDSPFGPFKRVGKILEQDLSVATGAGHHSVIKGAGEDEWYIVYHRRPLGETAANSRATCIDRMYFDENGYIKPVKMTFEGVLPSPLDSTK, encoded by the coding sequence ATGGCTAGTAGATTGGGTAAAAAGAGATTGTTTTTGGTTTGGTCGTGTCTGGTGAGTATTTTGCCGGGCATGGCTCAAACCGAGAAACTGATTGATTATGTGAATCCATTTGTGGGAACAGATGGTTATGGTAATGTGTATCCGGGTGCGCAGATTCCTTTCGGAGGAATTCAGATGAGTCCGGACACAGATAGTAAATACTATGATGCGGCTTCTGGTTATAAATATAATCATTCCACCTTGTTGGGATTCAGCCTGACTCATTTAAGCGGGACTGGTATACCTGATTTGGGAGACTTTCTGTTTATTCCCGGAACAGGAGAGATGAAACTGGATCCAGGGACACGTGAGGAGCCGGAAAAGGGATACCGTTCACGTTATTCTCATGAGAAGGAATGGGCATCACCTAATTATTATGCGGTGGAGCTGTCAGATTATGGAGTAAAGGCTGAAATGACGTCAGGAGTACGTAGTGGTATGTTTCGCTTCACCTATCCTCAATCGGATAAAGCTTTTATTATGATCGATATGAACCATACTTTATGGCAATCTTGTGAATGGGCGAATCTGCGCATGGAAAATGATTCCACCATCACCGGATATAAACTGGTAAAAGGCTGGGGACCGGAACGGCATATTTATTTCACGGCTACTTTCTCTAAAAAGTTGACCGGTTTGCGCTTTATGCAGAATAAGAAACCGGTGATTTACAATACCTCCCGGTTTCGTAGCAGCTATGAAGCCTGGGGAAAGAATTTGATGGCTTGCATCTCTTTTGATACGAAAGCCGGAGAGGAAGTGATTGTAAAAACTGCTATTTCATCGGTCAGCACAAACGGGGCAAAGAACAATATGGCGGAACTTGCCGGACTCGCTTTCGATGAACTGAAAGCTAAAGGAGAAGCACTGTGGGAAAAAGAACTTGGAAAATATACCCTTACTGCCGACCGTAAAACGAAAAGAACATTCTATACGTCGGCTTATCATGCGGCTTTGCATCCGTTCATCTTTCAGGATGTAGACGGGCAGTTTCGAGGATTAGATAAAAATATAGAGAAAGCCGAAGGATTTACCAACTATACGGTATTCTCTCTTTGGGATACCTACCGGGCTTTGCATCCCTGGTTCAATCTGGTGCAGCAGGAAGTGAATGCCGATATTGCCAATTCCATGTTGGCTCATTATGATAAAAGTGTGGAGAAAATGCTGCCTGTCTGGTCGTTTTATGGAAATGAGACTTGGTGTATGATTGGTTATCATGCAGTTTCCGTATTGGCTGACATGATTGTGAAGGGAGTAAAAGGGTTCGATTACGAACGTGCGTATGAGGCTATGAAGACCACGGCGATGAATCCGAATTATGACTGTTTGCCGGAGTATCGTATGATGGGATATGTGCCTTTCGATAAAGAGGCGGAATCAGTATCTAAAACATTGGAATATGCGTATGATGATTATTGTATGGCACAGGCTGCCAAGGCTTTGGGTAAAGAGGATGATTATCGTTATTTCTTGAATCGTGCACTCTCTTATCAGACTTTGATTGATCCGGAAACGAAGTATATGCGTGGCAAGGACAGTCAGGGAAACTGGCGTACACCGTTTACTCCGGTAGCTTATCAGGGCCCCGGATCTGTAAATGGATGGGGGGATATTACGGAAGGCTTTACTGTACAATATACCTGGTACGTACCACAAGATGTACAAGGATATATCAACGAAGCTGGCGAAAACTGGTTCCGCAACCGGTTGGACGAACTGTTCACAGTAGAGTTGCCGGATGACATTCCGGGAGCACATGATATTCAAGGCCGTATCGGAGCCTATTGGCATGGAAATGAACCTTGCCATCATGTAGCGTATCTTTATAATTACTTGAAAGAACCTTGGAAATGTCAGAAGTGGGTACGGACGATTGCTGACCGTTTCTATGGCGATACTCCGGATGCATTAAGTGGCAATGACGATTGCGGACAGATGTCGGCTTGGTATATGTTCAATTGCATAGGCTTTTACCCGGTGGCTCCTTCAAGCAATATGTATAACATCGGTTCTCCTTGCGTTGAGGCAATAACTGTTCGGATGAGTAACGGAAAGGTGATTGAAATGGTAGCAGATAATTGGTCGCCGAAGAATGTGTATGTAAAGGAATTGTATGTGAACGGCAAGAAGTATGACAAGTCTTATTTGAAATATGAGGATATACGTGATGGCGTGAAACTACGTTTTGTCATGAGCAGTAAACCGAACTATAAGCGTGCGGTATCGGATGAAGCGGTAGCTCCTTCTTTGTCGTTGCCTGGAAAGACAATGAAATATCAGGCAAATTTTTCAGAAAAGAAAAAGAGTGGTAATCCTGTTTTTAAAGGTTGGTATGCCGATCCCGAAGGAGTCGTGTTTGGAGATGAATATTGGATCTATCCTACGTATTCGGCACCTTATGATGAACAAACCTTTATGGATGCCTTTTCGTCTAAAGACTTGGTGAACTGGACAAAGCATCCGAAAGTCATATCAAAAGAGAATATCAGTTGGCTTCGTCGTGCTCTTTGGGCGCCAGCGGTGCTTTCAGCGAATGATAAGTATTATTTGTTTTTCGGAGCTAATGATATTCAGAATAATAATGAAGTAGGAGGGATTGGTGTTGCTACGTCAGATAGTCCTGCCGGACCTTTTAAGGATGCTTTGGGTAAGCCGCTGATTGATAAGATCGTTCATGGGGCTCAACCTATCGATCAGTTTGTATTCAAGGATGATGACGGGCAATATTACATGTATTATGGTGGCTGGGGACATTGTAATATGGTGAAAATGGCTCCTGACTTATTGAGTATTGTTCCTTTTGAGGACGGAACGATGTATAAGGAAGTCACTCCGGAAAACTATGTAGAAGGACCATTTATGTTGAAACGTAATGGAAAATATTATTTCATGTGGTCGGAAGGTGGCTGGGGACTCCCGAACTATAGTGTAGCATATTCCATTTCAGATTCTCCCTTTGGTCCGTTCAAAAGGGTTGGTAAAATCCTGGAACAGGATCTTTCGGTAGCTACCGGAGCAGGACATCATTCGGTGATAAAAGGAGCCGGAGAAGATGAATGGTATATTGTTTATCATCGTCGTCCGTTAGGTGAAACAGCAGCAAATAGTCGTGCAACTTGTATTGATCGAATGTATTTTGATGAAAACGGGTATATTAAACCAGTGAAAATGACTTTTGAAGGAGTATTACCCAGTCCGCTTGATAGTACGAAGTGA
- a CDS encoding GH92 family glycosyl hydrolase, translating into MGIKKRLGIMAMAAVTVSSAMAQQPVDYVNPIIGTNGMGHTFPGACTPFGWVQLSPDTDTIPHNVNGAYQKNAYEYCAGYQYRDKTIVGFSHTHLSGTGHSDLGDILLMPAVGELKLNPGRADYPDEGYRSSFSHATEKAAPGYYEVMLDDYGIKAQLTATQRVGIHKYTFPKGKDGHLILDLVHGIYNYDGKVLWANLRVENDTLLTGYRITNGWARTNYTYFAISLSQPIREYGYKDKEKVRYNGFWRRFNMEKNFPEITGRKIVAYFNFDTVKESELVVKVALSAVSTEGAIKNLHAEASRKSFEELAEAARTDWNNELDHFEAEGTADQKAMLYTSLYHTMINPSVYMDVDGSYRGLDHNIHQAKGFTNYTIFSLWDTYRAEHPFLNLVKPERSVDMVESMIKHEQQSVHGMLPVWSLMGNENWCMSGYHAVSVLADAITKGIFSNVDEALDAMVSTSTVPYYEGVADYMKLGYIPLDKSGTAASSTLEYAYDDWTIYQTALKSGKKEIAETYRKRALNYRNIYDTTIGFARPRFSGGSFKKDFDVLQTYGEGFIEGNSWNFSFHVPHDVFGMMDLMGGERVFVDKLDKLFSMHLPEKYYEHNEDITEECLVGGYVHGNEPSHHIPYLYAWTSEPWKTQYWLREILNKMYRNDINGLGGNDDCGQMSAWYLFSVMGFYPVCPGTDEYVLGAPYLPYLKLKLPNGNTLEIKAPDVSDKKRYVQSLKLNGKVYDKMYITHEDILKGGVLEFKMSASPNKRRGLAKGDKPYSLTDGINK; encoded by the coding sequence ATGGGTATAAAGAAGAGATTAGGGATAATGGCTATGGCGGCGGTTACAGTATCGTCCGCCATGGCTCAACAACCAGTGGATTATGTGAATCCGATAATTGGTACTAATGGTATGGGGCATACCTTTCCCGGTGCTTGCACACCTTTCGGATGGGTACAGTTGAGCCCGGATACAGACACAATTCCACATAACGTAAACGGAGCCTATCAGAAGAACGCCTATGAGTATTGCGCCGGTTATCAATATCGTGATAAGACAATTGTGGGTTTTAGCCATACACACCTTAGCGGAACCGGACATTCGGACCTGGGCGATATTTTACTGATGCCTGCCGTAGGTGAACTGAAACTGAATCCCGGCAGGGCGGATTACCCGGACGAAGGATACCGTTCCAGTTTCAGCCATGCCACGGAAAAAGCTGCTCCCGGATATTATGAAGTGATGCTGGATGATTATGGCATTAAGGCGCAGTTGACTGCAACGCAACGTGTGGGTATACATAAATATACCTTCCCGAAAGGAAAAGACGGTCATCTGATTCTGGACTTGGTACATGGTATCTATAATTATGACGGTAAGGTACTATGGGCAAACCTGCGGGTTGAAAATGATACCTTGCTTACGGGCTATCGCATAACAAACGGATGGGCAAGAACCAACTATACTTATTTTGCAATTTCTCTTTCACAACCTATAAGGGAATATGGGTATAAGGACAAAGAAAAAGTGCGTTATAATGGCTTCTGGCGTCGTTTCAATATGGAAAAGAATTTTCCGGAGATTACAGGACGCAAGATTGTGGCTTACTTCAACTTTGATACAGTCAAAGAATCCGAACTGGTCGTAAAGGTGGCATTGTCGGCTGTCAGTACCGAGGGAGCTATCAAGAATCTACATGCCGAAGCTTCCAGAAAAAGCTTTGAAGAACTGGCAGAAGCCGCCCGAACGGACTGGAACAATGAACTCGATCATTTTGAGGCGGAAGGAACTGCAGACCAGAAAGCAATGCTCTACACTTCGCTTTATCATACGATGATTAATCCATCGGTCTATATGGACGTAGACGGATCTTATCGTGGCTTGGATCACAATATCCATCAGGCAAAAGGCTTCACCAACTACACGATATTTTCACTCTGGGATACCTACCGTGCGGAACATCCGTTCCTGAATCTAGTGAAGCCGGAACGTAGTGTGGACATGGTGGAGTCAATGATTAAGCATGAACAGCAAAGTGTGCACGGGATGTTGCCTGTCTGGAGTCTGATGGGTAATGAGAACTGGTGTATGAGTGGCTACCATGCCGTATCGGTGTTGGCGGATGCCATAACTAAAGGAATTTTTTCCAATGTAGACGAGGCTTTGGACGCAATGGTCAGTACTTCTACTGTACCTTATTACGAAGGAGTGGCGGACTATATGAAACTGGGCTATATCCCGTTGGACAAAAGCGGTACGGCAGCTTCCTCCACGTTGGAATATGCGTATGATGACTGGACCATCTATCAGACTGCCTTAAAATCCGGAAAGAAAGAGATTGCCGAAACGTATCGGAAGCGTGCTTTGAACTACCGTAATATCTATGACACGACGATTGGTTTTGCCCGTCCCCGATTTAGTGGCGGTTCATTCAAGAAGGACTTTGATGTGTTGCAGACCTATGGTGAGGGGTTCATTGAGGGAAATTCCTGGAACTTCTCTTTCCATGTGCCCCATGACGTATTTGGCATGATGGACCTGATGGGAGGGGAGAGAGTGTTTGTAGACAAACTGGATAAGCTGTTCTCCATGCATCTGCCGGAAAAGTATTATGAGCACAACGAAGATATAACGGAAGAATGCCTGGTTGGCGGATATGTGCATGGCAATGAACCCAGCCATCATATTCCTTATCTCTATGCATGGACCTCTGAACCTTGGAAAACACAGTACTGGTTGCGTGAAATCCTGAATAAGATGTATCGTAATGACATCAACGGACTGGGTGGCAATGACGACTGCGGACAGATGTCTGCTTGGTATCTTTTCTCCGTAATGGGTTTCTATCCGGTTTGTCCCGGAACAGACGAGTATGTACTGGGAGCCCCGTATTTGCCTTATCTGAAGTTGAAACTTCCCAATGGCAATACATTGGAGATCAAAGCACCGGACGTCAGTGACAAGAAGCGTTATGTTCAGTCTCTGAAACTGAACGGGAAAGTATATGATAAGATGTACATTACACACGAGGATATATTAAAAGGTGGAGTATTGGAGTTTAAGATGTCCGCATCGCCCAACAAACGTCGTGGTCTGGCGAAAGGAGACAAACCTTACTCGTTAACCGATGGAATCAATAAATAA